A region from the Thermanaeromonas toyohensis ToBE genome encodes:
- a CDS encoding DUF433 domain-containing protein, producing MVGGLTKSDPKALRGKPVIAGTRIPVELMC from the coding sequence ATGGTAGGTGGTTTGACTAAATCCGATCCCAAGGCGCTTAGGGGAAAGCCTGTGATTGCCGGGACCAGGATACCCGTAGAGCTTATGTGCTAA
- a CDS encoding DUF4351 domain-containing protein, with the protein MKIEFPHIETRVSDLVIKAESLQGPVAVHLEFQSRNDDEMPYRMLRYALEIYKTYHLPVYQLVIYFGQWPATMTSQLEYRLSDQNLLDYRYHLIDVGNITYEELKNSPHQRLLSLLPVVDREKRQRSGKEFLRRCAEDILSSNLDPETKKTVLLRAEIFAGLVFDQKTIDLVFREVEQMLNIEESAGYQRIFEKGMEKGMEKGQQESLMDVTIRLLSKKFRKIPREYLVRIKEQDVYVLQQIIDNIFDINDIKELEDYLQ; encoded by the coding sequence TTGAAAATCGAATTTCCCCATATAGAAACCAGGGTTTCCGACCTGGTAATAAAAGCTGAAAGCCTGCAAGGACCTGTGGCCGTCCACCTGGAATTCCAAAGCCGTAATGACGATGAGATGCCCTACCGTATGTTGCGCTATGCCCTGGAAATCTACAAAACCTACCACCTGCCGGTCTACCAGCTGGTAATCTACTTTGGCCAGTGGCCTGCGACCATGACCAGTCAACTTGAGTATCGACTGAGCGACCAAAACTTGCTGGATTATCGATACCACCTTATCGATGTGGGTAATATAACCTATGAAGAACTAAAAAACAGTCCCCACCAGCGATTGCTTTCCTTGTTACCTGTAGTAGACAGGGAAAAGCGCCAGAGAAGTGGTAAAGAATTCCTGCGGCGCTGTGCGGAAGATATTCTCAGCAGCAACCTGGACCCGGAAACTAAAAAAACCGTATTGTTGCGGGCGGAGATATTCGCCGGCCTAGTTTTTGACCAAAAAACAATTGACCTTGTTTTCCGGGAGGTGGAACAAATGCTTAACATAGAGGAATCCGCCGGCTACCAGCGGATATTTGAAAAGGGTATGGAAAAGGGTATGGAAAAAGGACAGCAAGAATCCTTGATGGACGTAACCATCAGGCTCTTAAGCAAGAAGTTCCGCAAAATACCCCGGGAGTATCTGGTCCGAATTAAAGAGCAGGACGTTTATGTCCTGCAGCAGATTATCGACAACATCTTTGATATCAATGATATCAAAGAACTGGAAGACTACCTGCAGTAA
- a CDS encoding tyrosine-type recombinase/integrase, with the protein MSETFDRYFSHLKDTGSSAHTVSGYRKDLLAFASWYRGTFGEDPEPEKITSIDLREYQGWMRNVKGLKPNTVNRRMKAVKSWLSWCVNQGLAPRLPDFPKGVPEARRAPQALERAEVNRLLREVEREGDPRDAALIRLMLSCGLRVSEAVSLRLEDVDVGERHGVIVVRSGKGGKYREVPVPPAARRALREWLAVREKKYPRSPWLFPGATDDRPLTPGAAWRIVKKYAWKARISDLHPHTLRHTCATNMLRSGANLVEVASVLGHARLDSTAVYTRPSVADLARAVERGEA; encoded by the coding sequence GTGAGCGAAACCTTTGACCGCTACTTTTCCCACCTGAAGGACACTGGCTCCTCCGCGCACACCGTCTCCGGCTACCGCAAGGACCTTTTAGCCTTCGCCTCCTGGTACCGGGGCACTTTCGGGGAGGACCCGGAGCCCGAGAAAATCACCAGCATAGACCTCCGTGAGTACCAGGGCTGGATGCGGAACGTGAAGGGGCTAAAGCCCAACACGGTAAACCGCCGAATGAAGGCGGTGAAGTCCTGGCTGTCCTGGTGCGTGAACCAGGGCTTGGCCCCCAGGCTCCCGGACTTCCCGAAGGGCGTCCCGGAGGCCAGGCGGGCGCCCCAGGCCCTGGAGAGGGCCGAGGTCAACAGGCTGCTCAGGGAGGTCGAAAGGGAGGGCGACCCCAGGGACGCCGCACTGATAAGGCTGATGCTCTCCTGCGGGTTAAGGGTGTCCGAAGCAGTATCGCTGAGGCTGGAGGACGTGGACGTGGGGGAGAGGCACGGGGTAATCGTGGTCCGGAGCGGGAAAGGGGGCAAGTACAGGGAAGTACCTGTACCGCCCGCCGCAAGGAGGGCCCTCCGGGAGTGGCTGGCGGTCAGGGAAAAGAAATATCCCAGGTCCCCCTGGCTGTTCCCCGGGGCCACAGACGACAGGCCCCTCACGCCCGGGGCCGCCTGGCGCATTGTGAAAAAGTACGCCTGGAAGGCCAGGATATCGGATTTACACCCCCACACCCTGAGGCACACCTGCGCCACGAACATGCTCCGGTCCGGGGCAAACCTGGTCGAAGTGGCGTCGGTGCTGGGCCACGCCAGGCTGGACAGCACGGCGGTCTACACCAGGCCCTCCGTAGCGGACCTCGCCCGGGCGGTGGAGAGGGGGGAGGCGTAG